CTTTGTGAAGATGTCCTGTATCTTGATGGAGTGATTATATGGTGTACACATCTGTCAAACTTCACTGAACTGTATAGTTAAAATAGGCaccttttattatatgtaaattttacctccattaaattaaaagaacaaatccTAATGAGAGGGCAGACAAGTCACAATTGCTGTCAAAAACTGGAATGTGCACTAATTTCTAGGTTCCTGTTTGTTTCTTTGGAAGCACATGTAAATGGGCCATGTGTTCATCTAAGTAACAGGCTTGGTGAGTAAAATTATAATCTCAAAATAGAGGAAGACATAACAAATTGATATAAGAAGTGAATAAAACCTATAgtaggaattttttaaagttgagtGACGAACTTGGTATCATTATGCTATTTTGTGCTTAAGTATGTTTATATTTGAATCATGAGTTGTCAAGGGGTCTAGAAAAATCTGTCAAGTACACAAGTCCGCCTCTTTGGGGGATGAAGCAAATACATTAAATCTCTTATCCAATGTGTAAGGAAGTATGAGTAATCAATATGTAAGTGGTGTTAAATATTTAGGAGAATATGATAGGTCATATTTATGAGTTgttaatcaagaaaatgaaaatgtagtttgttatttttatataaattttactgTACTTGTCTTTTAATAAGACTGTTACCAAGTTAAACCTCATACCATTCACCGCACGATATGCTAATAAGTCAAGAGGCAAGGTATTGGCACAAGGGAAGCGACTTTATTGGGAAAGCCAGCAGACTGAGAAGATGGCAGACCAATGTCCCAAAGCACCATCTTCACTCAGGGTTAATTTCAAACTTCTTTTATGTTAGGGAGTGGGGGAGCAGAAGGGGTTGAGAACAGGAGGTGATGATTGACCTTAAACACCTGGACGTCAGCAAGTCTGAGGGGGGCTGTGAAATTCCTGTCCTCGGCTGGTTGACGGCAGTGATTTTGTTGACATGCGTCAGGCCAGGATGTTCCCATAGGTCCTTGACAACCCAGCCATCATACTTCTTTCTGTCCATACTTCTTCATCTACTCAGTGGAGGCAGGTTTCAGGTAAAGGGCTGGCTGCATCCATCTTAAGTCATGAACAAAATTCCCTGTTGGTGATGAACAGCCTACGCGCAGGGCTGCAGAGCTGCAAAGCTTTTTGACCCAAAGATTAAGCAGCAAAGGAGACGGAAACAATATGAAGACAGAGACGCCAACTTTCTTACTCAGTTGCAACATTCCAAGTTGAACTTCAAGATTTAAGAAAAActatgttttaaatgtattttaataaagcaaatattgagtaaaacaagtatttaatatttttctcccaaTGCCAAAGCCTGCCTTAACAGGAAAGCTTGTCGACAATATGGTTCACAAAATACTTCTTGCCTCTCTTAGTacatttattttacctttcaGGGAAGTTGTTTCTTCTGACTTTCCCTCAAAATTTTGTAGACTGGCCTTACTGTTTATACTAATGcccttttaaaatacaattatttagCTACAACTAACAAGTATCTTTCAACTCTTATGAAGAAAATATACAGTAAACAATGTAGCAGTTTTAGCTTTACTTACAATGATTTTCCTTTGTACCCTTTGTCTCTAGCCCACCTCACATCTTTCACCCTCCAACTTGAAGGTGAGAGTATCCGGGCTTTTTTCTACCTACAATTGATTTCTATGCAGGGCCTTTCTtaggcaaaatgaaaataatcattgAACCTAGAAAGAAGGAACATTAAACACAATTTTCATGAATAATAGCCTCTCTGGCATCTAACTGAATGTTTCtagtctatttaattttattaagtagGCAGTATTTTCATcaatttacagatggagaaaccaaggtcatgtcatctgcaagtggcaaagccaggattccAAAGTGTTTCAAGTTCTCAGTCTCTCTAACTCCTGAGATGAGTTACCTTCCATCTGAAGTTACTGAATAGCCTCCTAGGTTTGTCATTTCTTAGTGTAGTCAATCCATGGTTTTGAGGATCTTTTTTTGTATTCAGAGCACAGTGCTATGGAATAATGCCGCACAGACCCATTCAACCCTCTAATCGATGCTCGCGTTGCTGCTTCCTCCGTGGTCAGAATCCAGGGCGCTGGTGGGTTTTGTTTCCAGGGGAAGGCATGACCGAGTGAGAACAAAAGATAGTCTCTCCTTGTTGTGGGGTCTATCTTTGAGTCCTCTTTACTTCCCTTTCTGACTCTCCCAAGGCACTCAGCAAATGTCAGCTACTGAATAAGTGAGAAGCGAATTGTTGGCTCAAGAGAGAGTTTAAGAGTCTGCAGAGTAAACATTTGTACCTAGTGCAGTGTTTGGCGCCTAGAGGTTTATTAAATGTTCACTGAAGAGAATAACATTTCCACCACTTCACTAATTCATTCAGCAAAGTATTTATTGAATCTCAAGCATGTTCTGTAAGAACACATGGTTTAATACAATGATGACCCACACATGCATGGTCTTTGCTTTGAAGGAATTTGGGGTCTAGAATAAATGGGGACCCATGACAATGATAGATGACAGAAAGCAGGAGGTGCTGCTACAAGGCTTCCAGTCAAGTGTTTTGAGTTTGAAGAAGGTAGGAAGATGAGAGAAGTTCCTTTGCCCTTCAGCTGGTCTGTTTCTTTGGATAGCTGTCCATGCTCCCCTTGGCAATCAATCTCATGGTCTCAAACTTTTCTTCTATCTGGGTTAATCTcaaatttgtattgtttgatttGTCTCCCTACTTTCCATCTTCCTCCCAGACATCATTGCTGTATAAACTCAACATATCAAAAATGGAACTCATAATGCACTCATAAATCCATCCCTGACTTCTTGAagatggaaggaaaaagagacaggATACAGGGAGATGAGAAGTGGGAAGCCAGCATTCAGACAGAGAGaccaggacagaggcagagaggaagacaaatattcagtaaaagtcTCCAGGGTTTTTGAAATGGTTCTTGTATCACCTCTATCCTTTACCCAATTTCTACCAAaaagtgtttttctctttctgtcctcCAACTATAAAAGGTTTCAAAGTCAAGGTAATCTTCCACTTGACATTCCTGAGGGGAGGAACATGGGTCCTCATTCCCATGAATAGTCTCTGAATTCCTCTAATGGAGAACAGGAGGATACGGTGGTAGCACTCACAGTCATGTTAGGACTACTTAACGTAATGCTGCTTAACACCAGTAGAATTTAACAAAGAGGATGGGAGGGCAGAGACTAGTTTGATTCTTCCTAACACCTCTGAGGAGGCTTCCCTCTCTCCGTAAGTTatgtcctttcttttctattagcTACACAGTGATAAGAATTTACAGGAAACTTCCACTCTCATAACTGGAGTTACAGAGTTAAGGACACTAAGACAACCAGTGCATGGATAAGCTGAAATACTTTTGAGCTCATTCATCTCTTTAATACCTTTATTGGGACCCTCAAGAAGAGGGGAATAACTACACGGGTACAGACAACTGGCTAACTATTCAAGAAAGAAACTGGTTACCGTGTCCAAGACACACAGTTAGACGTACTTCCCACAATCTCTTTCAGTTACATGGGCACATGACTGAGTTCTGGCAAATCAACACAGGCAGAGCTTCTAGGCTTGACCCGTAACAACTTCCCATGTGTACTTTTCCCTCTTCCCCTATGTGTTCCTTCAGCAAAGAAGACTGCAGACCGGCAGGGAGGTAGAGCCCCAAGACAGAAGGAGCTTGAGTCTCAGAATGACTGTGAACAGCTGCCCACAGACCAGAACCAAGCACAGTGGACCTCACATGAGAGAGAATAACCTTGGAAGAAAAGTTGTGGAACTGGGTCCCAGTTTCCTCATGTCAAGGACTTTTAATGGTGCCTGATCAAGAGTAAAAGCCCAATACTAGCTGCCACTATTGTCAGAAACAAAGTTTACCTCTccttattttccttctgtttcgcGGGCAAAGTGGAGTACTGGGGACAGGAAGTGGGGAATGAGCGAAAAGCACGCTGCTGCACTGATGAGTTACAGAGCACGGGCTGTCCACTAGCAGGGGGAGTGAGACAGCCCTGCAGCAGCAACTCGAGGAGGAAGACACACTGGCATCTGGGTCCCGAGCATCGCATTTTATGATTGGGCTCTTGCCAAAACACTCAACTCTAATAAACACCCGAAACATCAGAATATCGTGatactcccttctctctctttcctctcgaCATCAGTCACTTGGGGACATTCTAAAAGTTTCGACAATCCGTATCATTTCTGGTTTCAAACTGACACAAAATTAGTATAAAGAATACTCTGTGCTGTTACAATATTTAACTGATACAgtttaataatagcaataatcCACTTTTATTGATTTCACATAAATAGCTTATAGAATGCCTTTGCAAACCTTATCTTTCCAATATAGCTGTTACAACACCCAACATTTCTTTATGAGAGCATCTGTTAAATCTCTTTGCAGAGGAAGTGGGGAAAAGTCAAAGGAGAGATGGGAAAATGAGGTTTCAAAACTAATCCTCAGTGATAAgcttaaatatttggtagttatttccttttatagaaaattataagATTGTAACTTTTAAACATATTGAAAGTGCAGTGcatcaatttaattaaaaaatcagtagTGTCAAATATATTATTTGGGCATCAAATTTCCCTAAGTATATTCAGATTCACATAACTCTATGCTTATTAAATAACAGCTTAAAACAATCACCATCAACATCTTTAAATAATACTAGATCTGGGTTAAATCATGGTAGTatcaatagtttttaaaattcaaatgtatttattcatcagaaaaatgtagTATTTGACAATGTCCCCAAGGAATAAGCTTCTTATGTGTAGAAGATAATATGATTACATCTGCTATTGATTAGGTCATTTGTATATCTAACATGttctttagaattatttttacacTGCTGTTTCCACTTGAACAAGGTTACCACAAATTGTCATATCATACCGACACTTAAAGagttcagcaaaaaaaaaaagaattcagcaTTCCTGAAACAAGGAGCCATCTTTATATTAGTATTTGTTACAGTGATTTAGTGTTGGTATTATTAAGCCCAGTGAATTTTTCTTAATGAATATGCGTGGATTGAGGCAGAAGGACATAACCTCTGGTAGTCCTCTCAATAATTTATTCTCTATCTTTACAAAAATTATTGTTGAGGTGATACAAATTACAGATCTGCTGGCCAGAAAGACACAATTTGTTCCTTAGACCAAAACCTAGTATTTTAGGCATGGGGTTGAGGTGCGCAGCAGCACCCCTTGATCTGCCATTACGATCATTCCTCAGCGGTACCCACAATGCTGATTTTCAAGTGACACCACTTACTTGCTATGTCTCTTGGCTGAATGTATAcagattatttttccttattaataATATTGAATAATTGGTCAGTAATCTACTCACTCTTTGTAAACTCTCCATTgagaaacttttcatttttacaacTGTTTTCTGCAAGGCTGTTGCATTCTTCTTCTGTCATCTTCTTCACATAACTAAGTGGTCCCTTCCCTTCAAAGGAGGAAGGATTTTTGAATGAGCCTCCAATCCTATCCCACAATGTGAAATACTGCCCATAGTTATAGTCAAAGAAAATGTGGTGGTCTGTGTGATGAGCTGAGCCATTAATAAATGGCCGTAAGATTTGAGGAACACGAAAATCACCGTCATGAATGGAAATTGTCCAGATGTTGACCAAGATGTACAAACCTAAGTAAACTCCCTTGTGTAATGGAAAGATAAAGGGATATATGTGGTAAGGCAGGCTCTGAAGGAAGCCATCCACAGGGTGAAAAGCATGACTTGCAAATGGAGTAGGGATCTTCCAGAGATGATGAGGTTTGTGTATGCGCTACAGAGGAAAAGGACACCCATTAGCACCACAAACTTAACCAGCACGACATTCAGCTTAGCTTTTCCTACTCATGGGGTGGAAATGACCTcagtaaaaaaaatcctttggaaGTCAGCAAAAAATCACTATAAAAAAGTGCCCTCCTTCTTCACCccaaaacagtaaaatttttaaCACAGCCCTTCCAGACCATAGAGTAGAATACAAACAACATGTATCTGGGACCTGTCATAACAATGGAGGTGTCTAGTTAAGTTAGAGAAAATTCTTGGAAATAGAGAACAGAATACAATCATGCACTGCTGAAAtgcacatattttctctttcccctaGAAATGACTCTACCTTATAAACAAGTTTATGATGAAGGCCTCTGTGAATCCAGTAGATCAGCATGTCAGTGAAAAAGAGGAAGGACAGCACACTGACAATGAGGTGGAACCAGCCTAGAAGAGAGAACAGCAGAATCAAGATTCGGCTTCCAACGTCAGAGTTCGCTTCTTATACGTCCACCTAAGTAGGCAAAACAGGATCCTAGACTCAAACACTATAAACTATCTATTTTGGCTAATTCAATACATTATAAATTAATCTCCCTTGAGTCTCTGGAATCTGCTCATTTCCCTCTCACAAAAACTTGAAGTTCCCACCTAAAATACTTCTTAATTAAACTATGAAGGTATTTATGAGACAGCAAAAGTATATCCTGAGacatctttattatttaaatctctGGGAATAACGCTGCTTAATCATAAATGGCATTACTGCATAAATAACActattcttccttcatattaatcttcacaataaagATGgtgtttagaattttattttccactgGAAACCTCAGGCTGAGCATGGACTCCACACCCCAGTCCTTTCTGACCTCTCCCCCCTCACGGTTCCTGTACTGAGGCTGGCTCACTCTCTCACGGGCCCCCAGAATCTTCAAAGTCTTCCCTCTGCACCTTTACTCACTGGGCCCTGCATGCCTGGAATGCTCTCCCCTCACACTTCCACTCCTGACCCTACCCACCCTTCAAGGCCTTGCCAAGCCATCATTCCGGTATGAAATTTTGGTTGCCTCCTTTAAATAGCTGACCTCTCACCTACACAGCAGTTGTGCTGGTGCCAGCAAGCCTGGGTTCCAGTCCCACCACCCATTTGCTGAGTGATTTAGGCAAGGGATGGACACTGCACACTTAATGTGCTCGATCATGAAAGCagcataataatagtacctacttcagaGAATTGATGTAGAGGAAATGGTGTGATTCATGTGAAAAGCTTAGAACTGTAGTGGGTACATAGTcatattcaataaatgtaaacTATTATTCTTACTTTCCAAAACTAGATACCAGAAATGTATCTTGATGAAATGATTTCAGAATTTCACAAAAACTGAGTCACTGCAGGACTGTTTATAATTAAACAAAGAACACTTCTAAAGGTCTAAAACTTAGAGGTCATTTAAATAAACTATGGATATCTATATAGTACAATACCATAGTATACTATATAATGTCAGTATTTACAGACATGAAAATATGGGCACATAcattgctaagaaaaaaaaaaaccagtcccAACCAGTATGCACAGTAgggtttcatttttgtaaataatgaggTATATATACAGGCATAGAAAAGTGGAAGGGTATGCATCAAAAGAGTCAGTTTCTAGGTAGCAggataaaggatttttaaaaatctgtattttcggATTTTTCTATAGTCATCACGTACTACgtgagtttttctttctttttttttaagtttgaactCAATAAAGGTTAATAGGAAACTACTGCAACGGCCTATCTCTGCTCACACCCATCTTCCCTGAGGTACAATTTCATCTACaataaagactttaaaattgaaagataaaattaaagaaatgcacATATGGGGCAAGAATGCATAAAAGTAGAACATGAAAAACATTGGAGGCAGATTTGGTTCTCTGAAGAAGCCAACCTGTGCCTGACACTCATATTATGTACTTACCACCTGGAAACTCTATGCCATCATATAATTTGCTGTAACCTTTCAACTCCAGCAGGAACAATGAGACAGTAGGAATACTCATCCATGGCAGTGACTGGATAGTACATGTAATCTCTCGATAGACTTGATTCTGAAATGAAAAGTGCCAAtacttaaaaatcacaaaatctcTCTTAAACTAAACTAGCATAGAATTGTTCTGGACTGGATTTTCAAAATCTGTTTTACACAAAGGAGCTTACCTCCAAACTGTTTCtcataaaatgttaatgttagTATGTGGGAATGGGTGTGCACAAAAACACTTCATTTGTACcgaataaatgtaataaatattttagattctGAAACTTTTTTTCAAAACCTGTATCCTAGATTTCTATTTATGgaataattatttctttcataattaACTTCCATCCCCAACTCTCTCTTTGTTTTCCAGTCTGTTGGAGTAACTGACAAATGCAaataactgaaatagaaaaatgattgTAAACCTAAAAAAACCTACTGAATTGGAATCCACTATCTAGTTCAAGGAAAAATATATGTAGTATAGACATATTTCGGTCTATGAAAGTCAAGCATTAAAACaagtaatgtgtgtgtgtttagttatTCATCTCTATTAGCAAAGAAATTCTAGTCTATGTACATAGCAAGATACCAGGCTTAGAGTtacaaaaaaaaggaattcattcatttgtttaaattaagggaagaagagaaaggattaAACTTACCAAAATTATCTAACCCATTCTGGACTGGTCTCAAAAACTTTATTTAATGGTTACAACCTGAAAAATCTCACTTGTatatattgttattttcattgtAACAGTAGTTAAAAAGTAGGTAAAAAAAATCACCTACCTTTAAAAATTGTGGATGTTTCATTAAAGAGTGATCAAAGACAAAATAATAGTTCAGTGttgcaaagaagaaatacaggatATAAGCACCAAGATTTGTCACGATCAGGAGACTAATAGTTTGTCGGAAGGTATCATCCTCTGGCCACGTAGCTGGATATATGTATGGTGTAAAAAAATGATAATCTGCAGCACTGAGTACAAGATCCATCTTAGTCCCTAAAAGATAAACATGTGCAACAATTAGTTACCCAGAGCGACATTTCTTGAGGCACAAATTTTTCAGAACTGTACGTTAAGTTCCTGCTTTAATAACCATCTGCAGTATTAAGTATGCTGCTACAAGAATCCCCTAAATGCCACCTTTACAACCAAAAGAGATTATAAATATCATCTCTAGTCCAATCTCTTCATATTTTACAGGGGAACACCAAAACTCAGTGAGAGAAACTTTGCTCAGGAAGTTTTTTCGCTAAGGTCAAGCTAGCAATGGCAAAAGTCGAGATCTTGGTGTTCTTCTCTACTAAGTCCTATAGCAGCATGGCAAGTAGTGGGATGAGGGACACAGGGCATGAAGTACTCAGGCAAACGCTTTACTCCTTCAGCTACAAGTTCAGCTTCTCTCTCCTAAAAGGACTCACAGTTTCAGCGATTTTTGCTTCAGGGATAAGAGTTAAAATGAATTCCCCAAAAGGTATCTCTACTGTTACCACAACGAGAGAAGTCAGGGACTATGTTCTTGTGATAGACAAAAAAAGCTATTCCATTGACAGAACAAAGGGAGACGTATTCTTGGTGTTAAGCACTAGAATACATTTATTCCTCTCCTCCAGTGAACATTCTAGATCGGAAGATGGCAGACTGTGGCCCATAGGCCACACCGAGAACCTGTTTctgttaaaacattttattggaacacagctatgTCCAGATGCTTttatattgtctatggctgcttctCTACTACAAAGACAGGGTTGAATCATTGCAATAGAGACAGTACATCTCACAAAATCTAAGACATTTACTACCCAGctttttacaggaaaagtttgccacCTCCTGTTTCAGATGCATCTTTTGAAAAACATTAGTCAGTTCAACAAATACATGGGTCTATTCTGTATTCATGGTCCTGTCATATAGTTCAGCAACACTGTAGTCAGCTTTTGTGAGCTGAGCATTTAATCTATAATTTATGACCtactccttcattcttcattgcATTGTTTGTGGAGGAAAATGTGCCTAGCATTCTAAagcatctct
This portion of the Manis javanica isolate MJ-LG chromosome 6, MJ_LKY, whole genome shotgun sequence genome encodes:
- the SC5D gene encoding lathosterol oxidase; the encoded protein is MDLVLSAADYHFFTPYIYPATWPEDDTFRQTISLLIVTNLGAYILYFFFATLNYYFVFDHSLMKHPQFLKNQVYREITCTIQSLPWMSIPTVSLFLLELKGYSKLYDGIEFPGGWFHLIVSVLSFLFFTDMLIYWIHRGLHHKLVYKRIHKPHHLWKIPTPFASHAFHPVDGFLQSLPYHIYPFIFPLHKGVYLGLYILVNIWTISIHDGDFRVPQILRPFINGSAHHTDHHIFFDYNYGQYFTLWDRIGGSFKNPSSFEGKGPLSYVKKMTEEECNSLAENSCKNEKFLNGEFTKSE